Proteins co-encoded in one Podospora pseudoanserina strain CBS 124.78 chromosome 7 map unlocalized CBS124.78p_7, whole genome shotgun sequence genomic window:
- the atp9 gene encoding ATP synthetase subunit 9 (COG:P; EggNog:ENOG503P7BC), with protein MNASSKLAGAVARMSAKPAMAQTSRLPSSILRSTSIAGRHGLLLSQGRNAFAPVMMRSATQSRGVVAETATAAILAAGKMQGAGLATIGLSGAGVGIGTVFAALINGTARNPALRSQLFSYAILGFAFAEATGLFALMVAFLLLFAY; from the exons ATGAACGCCTCTAGCAAGCTGGCTGGTGCCGTTGCCCGCATGAGTGCGAAGCCTGCGATGGCCCAGA cttctcgtcTCCCGAGCTCCATCCTCCGCTCGACGTCCATTGCCGGCCGTCACggtctcctcctcagccaggGCCGCAATGCCTTCGCCCCTGTCATGATGCGCTCTGCCACCCAGTCTCGCGGTGTTGTCGCCGAGACTGCCACGgccgccatcctcgctgCTGGCAAGATGCAAGGTGCTGGTCTCGCCACCATTGGTCtgtctggtgctggtgtcGGCATTGGCACAGTCTTTGCCGCCCTCATCAATGGCACCGCCCGCAACCCGGCTCTCAGGT CCCAGCTCTTCTCGTACGCCATTTTGGGTTTCGCCTTCGCCGAAGCCACTGGCCTCTTCGCCCTGATGGTTGCCTTTTTGCTTCTCTTCGCCTACTAG